A stretch of the Teretinema zuelzerae genome encodes the following:
- a CDS encoding putative glycoside hydrolase, producing the protein MKLPRPFLTAAATAALALLVSAPLHARTEFLAGTVSGLYRLAASQAVSLWKGGEVRKIMKTPDAWYILTSAGVFRSADLAAFEERNSGLPVKTIKIPGPEGKTFAREVQELKDLEIHPLKPEIMVTATKDAVYLTRDGGLNWKSLGLSAATAGAKAVAVGDFTNSAGVPALTVFMSHPIYGISWKYPDSGSAAWTDMNGGLEKVPTIKWPDEVSDLAVVVQNGKTVLYASQTFMPRLYRLDWTARSFVQIWKGAAPADTVDGLSVTPQGIVFSAPSGIREFRQAGEPFSQGSASAGTAEQLPLWDPQLMLAPEQLLSAWIAESWTGGRGPVSLSELWLRQPEQVITPHWKTANGKKGNYLPVHQVVSSDGYDAHLKTLKDNGLNMLVVDMKDDIGTLRYDAKDPLVLKKARVGRGIQLEPFTAKAKENGIWLVARIVVFKDKSLASWGGQRYAVWDSKENKPWQGYENIVKKIPASADGSEAEKTETVRKYYEEYWVDPYSEEVWEYNVAVAKELIERGFDEIQFDYIRFPTDGINLSQAGYRWQDKGMDKESALMSFLSYARKEINAPVSIDIYGANGWYRTGARTGQDVELLARYVDIICPMFYPSHFEQGFLAQSPAEERPYRIYYYGSYRNTIIARKHAIVRPWAQAFYLNVSYDRAWYNQDYVQRQVFGTRDSVDRGYMYWNNSGRYGDLRPDISAETSYPWPSPEAAFSKGRAIFSNPK; encoded by the coding sequence ATGAAATTACCCCGCCCCTTCCTGACCGCAGCCGCGACTGCGGCTCTTGCCCTGTTGGTATCCGCCCCCCTTCACGCCCGGACAGAATTTCTGGCCGGAACAGTTTCGGGACTCTACCGTCTCGCCGCAAGCCAGGCAGTCAGCCTGTGGAAAGGCGGCGAGGTGCGGAAAATCATGAAAACCCCGGACGCATGGTACATCCTTACCTCCGCCGGAGTATTCCGCAGCGCCGATCTTGCCGCGTTCGAAGAACGGAACTCGGGCCTCCCCGTGAAAACGATAAAAATTCCCGGACCCGAAGGAAAAACCTTCGCCCGGGAAGTGCAGGAGCTCAAGGACCTTGAAATCCATCCGCTCAAGCCCGAGATTATGGTCACCGCGACCAAGGACGCCGTGTATCTGACGAGAGACGGCGGACTGAACTGGAAAAGCCTCGGGCTCAGCGCCGCTACCGCAGGCGCAAAGGCAGTCGCCGTCGGAGATTTTACGAATTCCGCCGGAGTCCCCGCGCTTACGGTGTTCATGTCTCATCCGATCTACGGAATTTCCTGGAAATATCCCGACTCGGGATCAGCGGCATGGACGGACATGAACGGCGGGCTCGAGAAAGTCCCCACGATCAAATGGCCGGACGAAGTCTCCGACCTCGCCGTCGTCGTCCAAAACGGAAAAACGGTTCTCTACGCGTCTCAAACCTTCATGCCCCGGTTGTACCGCCTCGACTGGACGGCGCGCAGCTTCGTCCAAATATGGAAGGGCGCCGCTCCCGCCGACACCGTGGACGGCCTATCGGTCACTCCGCAGGGAATCGTCTTTTCCGCTCCGTCAGGAATCAGGGAATTCAGGCAAGCAGGGGAGCCGTTCTCTCAAGGCTCGGCGTCCGCAGGAACAGCGGAACAGCTTCCGCTCTGGGACCCCCAGCTGATGCTCGCCCCGGAACAGCTCCTTTCCGCGTGGATTGCGGAATCCTGGACCGGAGGCAGGGGCCCCGTCTCGCTCAGCGAACTCTGGCTCCGTCAGCCCGAACAGGTGATTACCCCCCACTGGAAGACGGCGAACGGAAAAAAGGGAAACTATCTTCCCGTTCATCAGGTCGTCTCGTCCGACGGCTACGACGCCCATCTCAAAACGCTGAAGGACAACGGGCTGAACATGCTCGTCGTCGATATGAAGGACGATATCGGAACCCTGCGGTACGACGCGAAGGACCCGCTCGTACTTAAAAAGGCGCGCGTAGGCAGGGGAATCCAGCTTGAGCCCTTTACCGCGAAGGCGAAGGAAAACGGCATATGGCTCGTCGCGCGCATCGTCGTGTTCAAGGACAAGTCGCTCGCGTCCTGGGGCGGCCAGCGCTATGCGGTGTGGGATTCCAAGGAAAACAAGCCCTGGCAGGGATACGAAAACATCGTCAAGAAAATTCCCGCTTCGGCCGACGGAAGCGAAGCTGAAAAAACGGAAACAGTCCGCAAATATTACGAAGAATACTGGGTGGACCCCTACAGCGAAGAAGTGTGGGAATACAACGTCGCCGTCGCAAAGGAGCTGATCGAGCGGGGCTTCGACGAAATCCAGTTCGACTATATCCGCTTCCCGACCGACGGAATAAATCTTTCGCAGGCGGGATACCGATGGCAGGACAAGGGCATGGACAAGGAAAGCGCCCTTATGTCGTTCCTGTCCTACGCAAGGAAGGAGATAAACGCTCCCGTTTCAATCGATATTTACGGAGCGAACGGATGGTACCGCACCGGCGCGCGAACCGGGCAGGACGTCGAGCTGCTCGCGCGCTACGTGGACATCATCTGCCCCATGTTCTATCCCAGCCACTTCGAGCAGGGCTTTCTCGCCCAGTCTCCAGCGGAGGAACGGCCGTACAGGATCTACTACTACGGCTCCTACCGCAATACGATCATTGCGCGAAAACACGCCATCGTCCGCCCCTGGGCGCAGGCCTTCTACCTGAACGTATCCTACGACCGCGCATGGTACAATCAGGATTACGTGCAACGCCAGGTGTTCGGAACGCGGGACTCGGTCGACCGCGGCTACATGTACTGGAACAACTCCGGCCGCTACGGGGACCTCAGGCCGGACATCTCGGCCGAAACAAGCTATCCCTGGCCGAGCCCCGAGGCCGCGTTCAGCAAGGGCAGGGCGATTTTCTCGAATCCGAAATAG
- a CDS encoding phosphatase PAP2 family protein, with translation MEPSIISAADPLSSAASAALHPVHEWGISVIRAVQEFGGRPLELIAEAFSFVGGPAVYILIIAALYWCVDERKGYAAGLVLFVSNGVNIALKESFRVPRPFSHDPSIKLIDETGWSTPSGHSQNSAAFWPFLVFSPKRKSAGTETAAGTALPDGVKRAGLPPVAGVLAAVGLPLLIGLSRIGLGVHYPTDVLAGWLAGAAISAAALFAVPALRRNPAALRLADALARSAARSGKSMRSFRLSFAAAAALLLNAFSAGDASMGGMIFGFAAGRILLTDTGKTGARFTAAEGSFAKKTVRFALGLAGLGCIYVGLKFVFPGEGSRWYSLFRFVRYGLAGTWATWAAPRLFILTGLSRTDR, from the coding sequence ATGGAACCGTCGATCATAAGCGCCGCCGACCCGCTGTCGAGCGCGGCCTCAGCAGCCCTTCATCCCGTTCATGAATGGGGAATATCAGTTATTCGAGCCGTTCAGGAATTCGGCGGACGGCCGCTTGAACTGATCGCCGAGGCGTTTTCCTTCGTCGGCGGACCGGCTGTATATATTCTGATAATCGCCGCGCTCTATTGGTGCGTCGACGAACGCAAAGGATACGCGGCGGGCCTCGTGCTCTTCGTCTCCAACGGCGTCAACATCGCCTTAAAAGAATCCTTCCGCGTTCCCCGGCCGTTTTCCCATGATCCTTCGATAAAACTGATCGATGAAACCGGCTGGTCGACGCCTTCCGGCCATTCGCAAAATTCCGCGGCCTTTTGGCCCTTTCTTGTTTTTTCCCCGAAGCGTAAATCGGCGGGAACCGAAACCGCTGCCGGCACAGCCCTTCCGGACGGCGTAAAGCGCGCGGGACTCCCGCCCGTCGCCGGTGTTCTCGCGGCAGTCGGTCTCCCTCTTCTGATCGGCCTAAGCAGGATCGGTCTCGGGGTGCACTACCCCACCGACGTGCTCGCAGGCTGGCTGGCAGGAGCCGCGATATCTGCGGCTGCCCTCTTCGCAGTTCCGGCGCTAAGGCGCAACCCCGCAGCGCTCCGCCTTGCAGACGCGCTCGCCCGAAGCGCCGCTCGTTCGGGAAAGTCGATGCGGAGCTTCCGGCTCTCATTCGCCGCGGCCGCAGCACTTCTGCTCAACGCCTTTTCCGCCGGAGACGCCTCGATGGGCGGCATGATTTTCGGCTTCGCGGCCGGGCGGATACTGCTCACCGATACCGGAAAAACAGGAGCCCGCTTCACCGCCGCGGAGGGAAGCTTCGCGAAAAAAACAGTCCGGTTCGCTTTGGGGCTCGCCGGACTCGGTTGCATCTATGTCGGATTAAAATTCGTTTTCCCCGGCGAAGGAAGCCGCTGGTACAGCCTCTTCCGTTTCGTCCGCTACGGACTCGCCGGAACGTGGGCGACCTGGGCCGCCCCGCGCCTTTTTATTTTGACCGGTCTTTCACGAACCGATCGATGA
- a CDS encoding UTP--glucose-1-phosphate uridylyltransferase has protein sequence MKGIIVAAGYGTRFLPVTKTIPKEMLPLVTIPSIQFIIDEFVNSGITDIVIISSRRKKMMEDYFDREVELESVFLREGKTRQLEAIEPPKANIAFVRQQKMMGTGHALLQVKEWIGKDACVVAYPDDLHMGNVPLAAQLIKTWELTGCSVMASMHESGDVSRYGVLSIAADGKHVNGIVEKPAPGKEPSHEVSIGRYLYAPEFFEHLAEGWALHVAEAEKAGKTPGEYFHVYALNKLMAAGKVVYCRTEGDRLDTGEPAGYLDAVLRYADTQPELRAVIDRFVKDRSK, from the coding sequence ATGAAAGGAATTATTGTAGCCGCAGGTTACGGCACCCGGTTTCTCCCGGTAACGAAAACCATCCCGAAGGAAATGCTTCCCCTCGTCACCATTCCCTCGATTCAATTCATCATCGATGAATTCGTCAACTCGGGAATTACCGACATCGTCATTATTTCTTCCCGCAGAAAGAAAATGATGGAAGATTATTTCGACCGCGAGGTCGAGCTCGAGTCCGTCTTCCTCCGCGAAGGAAAAACCAGGCAGCTCGAGGCTATCGAGCCGCCGAAAGCGAATATCGCCTTCGTTCGCCAGCAGAAAATGATGGGCACCGGCCACGCTCTGCTTCAGGTCAAGGAATGGATCGGTAAGGACGCCTGCGTCGTCGCGTATCCGGACGATCTGCACATGGGAAATGTTCCCCTCGCGGCCCAGCTGATAAAGACCTGGGAACTCACCGGATGCTCGGTGATGGCATCGATGCACGAAAGCGGCGACGTGTCCCGCTACGGAGTCCTGTCGATCGCCGCCGACGGAAAGCATGTGAACGGCATAGTCGAAAAACCGGCGCCCGGCAAAGAGCCGAGCCATGAGGTTTCGATCGGACGGTATTTGTACGCTCCGGAGTTTTTCGAGCATCTCGCCGAAGGCTGGGCTCTTCATGTCGCCGAGGCTGAAAAGGCGGGAAAGACGCCGGGCGAGTACTTTCATGTATACGCCCTGAACAAGCTGATGGCCGCCGGAAAGGTCGTGTATTGCAGAACAGAGGGCGACCGGCTCGATACCGGCGAGCCGGCGGGATATCTCGACGCGGTTCTCCGCTACGCCGATACCCAGCCCGAGCTGCGCGCCGTCATCGATCGGTTCGTGAAAGACCGGTCAAAATAA
- the mnmE gene encoding tRNA uridine-5-carboxymethylaminomethyl(34) synthesis GTPase MnmE, protein MKPSEYALHDPIAAIATALVPSALGIVRTSGAGSIELAAAAFSRSEALLKAEGNTLVHGWILAEDGSRIDEVMAAVYRAPRSFTGEDSVEFTGHGGPAAVLEIYKRLLQAGFRGAERGEFTFRSFVHGKCDLTRAEAVREIIEARTGGARGRAAGRLSGSLEREIEEARKIILSALAAIEVEIEYPEDEETTAGAWDPALTTAALEKLKILESTWSSERLYREGARVVIAGKTNAGKSSLFNALLKEERAIVSDIHGTTRDWLESGSDFAGIPVNLYDTAGIRHTADAVEAEGVQRSLNLASEADVLIYLVDSTAGMTAEDRALLNEGIQGDATGSKAPVVIAWNKADKPGTLAPPEPGSLGAETLVQISAKTGTGISDLVRAAAGILMEKAGGATRTNSAALGSERQKAAVHSAVLALDHAFRAAEQGFPMDAIAQDLEDALGALGEITGETTPADILDEVFSGFCVGK, encoded by the coding sequence ATGAAGCCATCTGAATACGCATTGCATGATCCGATCGCGGCGATCGCCACGGCCCTTGTTCCCTCAGCCCTCGGCATTGTCCGCACGTCGGGCGCGGGCTCTATCGAACTCGCCGCCGCGGCGTTTTCCCGGTCCGAAGCCCTTCTCAAGGCGGAGGGAAACACCCTTGTCCACGGCTGGATTCTCGCCGAGGACGGCAGCAGGATCGACGAAGTAATGGCGGCCGTGTACCGCGCGCCTCGAAGCTTCACCGGCGAGGATTCCGTGGAATTCACCGGCCACGGCGGCCCGGCGGCGGTTCTCGAAATATACAAACGCCTCCTTCAAGCGGGATTCCGCGGAGCCGAACGGGGAGAGTTCACCTTCCGCTCCTTCGTCCACGGCAAATGCGATTTGACCCGGGCGGAAGCCGTGAGGGAAATCATCGAGGCCAGAACCGGCGGCGCGCGAGGCCGCGCGGCAGGAAGGCTTTCAGGATCGCTCGAGCGGGAAATCGAAGAAGCGCGGAAGATCATCCTCTCGGCCCTCGCGGCCATAGAGGTGGAAATCGAATATCCCGAAGACGAAGAAACGACGGCGGGAGCATGGGATCCCGCATTGACGACGGCCGCCCTCGAGAAGCTGAAAATTCTTGAATCGACCTGGAGTTCCGAACGCTTGTACCGCGAAGGAGCCCGTGTCGTGATCGCCGGAAAAACGAACGCAGGCAAATCGAGCCTTTTCAACGCCCTCTTGAAAGAAGAACGGGCGATTGTTTCAGATATACACGGCACAACGCGCGACTGGCTCGAATCCGGCAGCGACTTCGCCGGAATCCCGGTAAACCTCTACGACACCGCGGGCATCCGCCATACCGCCGACGCGGTCGAAGCGGAAGGCGTGCAGCGTTCGCTCAATCTCGCGTCCGAAGCGGATGTTCTCATATACCTCGTCGACAGCACTGCCGGCATGACGGCAGAAGACCGGGCTCTTCTGAACGAGGGCATCCAGGGCGACGCGACCGGATCGAAGGCGCCGGTTGTAATCGCGTGGAACAAGGCCGACAAGCCGGGAACCCTGGCGCCTCCGGAACCGGGGTCTCTCGGAGCCGAAACGCTGGTGCAAATCAGCGCGAAGACGGGAACCGGGATTTCGGACCTGGTACGCGCGGCGGCTGGGATATTGATGGAAAAGGCCGGAGGAGCGACGAGGACGAACAGCGCCGCACTGGGAAGCGAACGGCAGAAAGCCGCCGTGCATTCAGCGGTTCTTGCGCTCGATCACGCGTTCAGGGCGGCGGAACAGGGATTTCCGATGGATGCGATCGCCCAGGATCTGGAAGACGCGCTCGGAGCGCTCGGAGAAATCACCGGCGAAACGACGCCGGCCGATATTCTCGATGAAGTGTTTTCAGGATTTTGCGTCGGAAAATAG
- a CDS encoding ATP-binding protein, translating into MDNWFLLNAALSLVLIAVCAAYNLARPNKLSVHYRLGAFGLSIIPSVAASLFAFSPGNPHSAWLFPLMVLLCWTSVVFYFSFLLDLTSSPRVRFFKYAPSFPVVITLLTLLAPGHIGKIGVSLVFGTLSAVGTFWMLLKWVRSASDFRARRDAEWILMVFSAFSLGLVISFFRSFAGLLWVLSLWYLVLHIIVNMLHLLEEITGQDNLVIMDNVFDIVLILDSTGHVTRMNRRGYQLSGFSSLRVRGSGIEELIIHPELSASRRMQWLIRYCWRDSETGSVRSPSIDAWLTTESGEEIPVDLRVVSLVDLRKRRTGYVISATDMRITRQLMKEISDREYAARGLALSERKFSRMFIFNPSGILIVDLDSSTITDANPAIEEILETPTHSLVGRNLQGIGLEMDGMNIPSLVEKVLMEGSVPEFSARIAIPGKIVRKCRLSAVSFDLNQSRRMLLSVTDVTQQEQMREALTRKQKVETIGVLAGGIAHDFNNILAVILGHIGLAKMRVSEVNARSPIEKAEYACLRAREMTRQLLAFSRGGTPVISVCPLRSLIVDSSMLAVSDTAVACLFDIPQDVWAVRVDRIQFGQVIANLVGNAVEAMDRKGIIEISAENLDLRETSPHRCPLGTDSLPLPRDTYVKIQVKDQGPGIPDEIKPHIFDPFFTTKEKGTGMGLSIVFSVIQNHKGSVWAESAPDGAVFNIIVPADPDFVDGDSSHNPHAVLDGTRVLLMDDDAMVLETAAGMLGSLGYEVTQSRSGEQALALYRQAVKAEKPFAFCVLDQVVPHGMSGSDCAREIRALDPDALLFISSGYSDDPVLARFKDYGFCGVIQKPYTLEELRTALSNVLVT; encoded by the coding sequence ATGGATAACTGGTTTTTGTTGAACGCGGCGTTGAGCCTTGTGCTGATAGCCGTTTGCGCGGCCTATAATCTGGCGCGTCCGAACAAGCTTTCCGTGCATTATCGTCTCGGGGCGTTCGGGTTATCCATAATTCCGAGCGTCGCGGCTTCCCTCTTTGCCTTCTCTCCGGGAAACCCTCATTCGGCTTGGCTCTTTCCGTTAATGGTATTGCTATGCTGGACGAGCGTGGTATTCTATTTTTCCTTCCTTCTGGACTTGACTTCCAGCCCGAGAGTGCGCTTTTTCAAGTACGCTCCTTCATTTCCGGTCGTAATCACCCTGTTGACTCTGCTGGCTCCCGGCCATATCGGTAAAATAGGCGTGAGTCTGGTGTTCGGAACTCTTTCCGCGGTCGGAACGTTCTGGATGCTGCTAAAATGGGTGCGTTCCGCGAGCGATTTCCGCGCACGGCGCGACGCGGAATGGATCCTGATGGTTTTTTCCGCCTTTTCGCTCGGCCTGGTCATCAGCTTCTTCAGATCCTTCGCCGGCTTGCTGTGGGTTCTTTCTCTCTGGTATCTGGTTTTGCACATCATCGTCAATATGCTTCATCTGCTGGAGGAAATAACCGGCCAGGACAATCTGGTCATCATGGACAACGTCTTCGATATTGTCCTGATTCTGGACTCCACCGGCCATGTGACGCGGATGAACCGTCGGGGATATCAGCTCAGCGGATTCAGCTCGCTGCGGGTCCGCGGCAGCGGCATTGAGGAGCTGATCATCCACCCGGAACTGAGCGCGTCCCGCAGAATGCAGTGGCTCATCCGGTATTGCTGGCGGGATTCTGAAACCGGCTCGGTGCGAAGCCCGTCCATCGACGCCTGGCTTACAACCGAATCCGGCGAGGAAATTCCGGTCGACCTGCGGGTTGTTTCCCTGGTGGATCTGCGCAAGCGCCGGACCGGCTACGTCATTTCCGCCACCGATATGCGTATTACCCGGCAGCTCATGAAGGAAATCTCCGATCGCGAATACGCGGCGCGGGGATTGGCCTTGTCGGAAAGAAAGTTTTCGCGGATGTTCATTTTCAATCCCTCGGGCATTTTGATAGTCGATCTGGATTCGAGCACAATTACCGACGCGAACCCGGCCATCGAAGAGATTCTGGAAACCCCCACCCATTCTCTCGTGGGGCGCAATCTGCAGGGCATCGGACTGGAGATGGACGGGATGAACATCCCGTCTCTCGTGGAAAAGGTCCTTATGGAAGGCTCGGTTCCCGAATTTTCGGCGCGCATCGCCATTCCCGGAAAGATTGTGCGGAAATGCCGCCTCTCGGCCGTTTCCTTCGATTTGAACCAGAGCCGCCGCATGCTGCTTTCCGTCACCGATGTGACCCAGCAGGAACAGATGCGCGAAGCTCTGACCCGGAAGCAGAAGGTCGAAACGATCGGAGTGCTTGCCGGCGGAATCGCCCACGATTTCAACAACATTCTCGCGGTCATTCTCGGCCACATCGGTTTGGCGAAAATGCGGGTGAGCGAGGTCAACGCCCGTTCTCCGATAGAAAAAGCGGAGTACGCGTGCCTTCGGGCCCGCGAAATGACCCGCCAGCTACTGGCCTTTTCCCGGGGAGGGACTCCGGTCATCAGCGTATGCCCCCTGCGCTCCCTCATCGTCGATTCCTCCATGCTCGCGGTGTCCGACACGGCTGTCGCATGCCTCTTCGATATACCGCAGGATGTTTGGGCTGTCCGCGTAGACCGCATCCAGTTCGGACAGGTGATCGCGAATCTGGTCGGCAACGCGGTAGAGGCGATGGACCGCAAGGGAATCATCGAGATTAGCGCCGAGAATCTGGATCTTCGCGAAACCTCGCCGCACCGGTGCCCCCTCGGAACCGATTCTTTGCCTCTTCCGCGAGACACGTACGTGAAGATTCAGGTAAAGGACCAGGGGCCGGGAATTCCGGACGAGATCAAGCCGCATATTTTCGATCCGTTTTTCACTACGAAGGAAAAGGGCACCGGCATGGGGCTTTCCATCGTGTTTTCCGTCATCCAGAACCACAAAGGCTCGGTCTGGGCGGAATCGGCTCCGGACGGAGCGGTATTCAACATAATCGTTCCGGCGGATCCAGACTTTGTCGACGGCGATTCTTCCCATAATCCCCATGCTGTTCTGGACGGAACCCGGGTTCTGCTCATGGACGACGACGCCATGGTGTTGGAAACCGCCGCGGGTATGCTCGGGTCCCTCGGGTACGAAGTAACTCAGTCGAGAAGCGGAGAGCAGGCGCTCGCCCTGTATCGGCAGGCGGTTAAGGCCGAGAAGCCGTTCGCCTTCTGCGTCCTGGACCAGGTGGTGCCGCACGGCATGAGCGGTTCCGACTGCGCCCGGGAAATCCGCGCACTCGATCCGGACGCCCTCCTTTTCATCTCGTCGGGATATTCAGACGACCCGGTATTGGCGCGTTTCAAGGACTACGGTTTTTGCGGAGTGATTCAAAAACCGTATACGCTTGAAGAATTGCGGACGGCTTTGTCGAATGTGCTTGTAACCTGA
- a CDS encoding dicarboxylate/amino acid:cation symporter has protein sequence MKIWIKYAAGILIGILFALVAPSETPSFVETIDIITSMVVQFGRYSLYPLLFFSFAVAVYELRESKSLFRLGAITAGVISISSIFLAVIGLFAVLARNPSRIPIFVEATGEIEKIGVANSLLQLFPSSAFEALANGAFILPLCIFAGFAGAGATVDKNTSKPAMTMFDSLSRISYAVMTFFVDILSVGMIALGVNWMIQYRSMLASRVYWDFILLLLVCLFAVGLVLYPLILRLVCGKINPYRVLYAGIAPVIAAFFSGDATMTLPVLLRHANESMGVRRRVTSVTLPLFSVFARGGTALTVIISFVVILKSYSSLGIAAADMLWILIAATILSFFLGRFSSGGAYIALAALCSLYGRGLESGYLILKPAAFFIGSVAAALDALTAITGSYIIAKKTDVLHHRDLRFYI, from the coding sequence ATGAAAATCTGGATAAAATACGCGGCGGGCATCCTGATCGGCATTCTGTTCGCTCTTGTCGCTCCGTCGGAAACACCTTCGTTCGTTGAAACAATAGACATCATCACATCCATGGTTGTTCAATTCGGCAGATACAGTCTGTATCCCTTGTTGTTTTTCAGCTTTGCCGTCGCCGTATACGAACTGCGCGAAAGCAAGTCGCTCTTCCGCCTCGGCGCCATCACAGCCGGAGTTATCAGTATATCCTCAATATTCCTCGCAGTCATTGGACTTTTTGCGGTTTTAGCGCGCAATCCCTCTCGAATTCCCATATTCGTGGAAGCTACCGGCGAGATTGAAAAAATAGGAGTCGCGAACAGCCTCCTCCAGCTCTTCCCCTCGAGCGCCTTCGAAGCGCTGGCAAACGGAGCCTTCATTCTGCCCCTGTGCATCTTCGCGGGTTTCGCCGGCGCGGGCGCGACGGTTGACAAAAACACTTCTAAACCCGCGATGACAATGTTCGACTCGCTTTCCCGCATCTCCTACGCCGTCATGACATTCTTCGTCGATATCCTTTCGGTCGGAATGATAGCCCTGGGCGTGAACTGGATGATCCAATACCGAAGCATGCTCGCGTCGAGAGTTTACTGGGACTTCATCCTCCTGCTGCTCGTATGCCTTTTCGCCGTCGGCCTTGTGCTCTACCCCCTGATCCTCAGACTCGTCTGCGGGAAGATCAATCCCTACCGCGTGCTGTACGCCGGAATCGCGCCGGTCATCGCGGCCTTCTTCTCCGGGGACGCGACAATGACTCTTCCGGTCCTCCTGCGCCACGCGAACGAAAGCATGGGAGTGCGCCGCCGCGTCACTTCCGTCACCCTGCCGCTCTTCTCGGTATTCGCCCGTGGAGGAACCGCGCTCACCGTAATCATCAGCTTCGTCGTCATTCTCAAGTCCTATTCCAGCCTCGGCATAGCGGCCGCGGACATGCTCTGGATACTGATAGCCGCGACGATCCTTTCTTTTTTCCTGGGACGCTTTTCGAGCGGGGGAGCATACATAGCCCTCGCGGCTCTCTGCTCCCTGTACGGAAGAGGCCTCGAAAGCGGATACCTTATTCTGAAACCCGCGGCCTTTTTCATCGGCTCGGTAGCCGCCGCTCTGGACGCCCTGACGGCGATTACCGGAAGCTATATCATCGCGAAAAAGACCGACGTTCTCCATCACCGCGACCTGAGATTCTACATCTAG
- a CDS encoding chemotaxis protein CheD yields the protein MTRPKLEFTDAPDIPRVTLNPGMFYVTAKTELITTLLGSCVSVCLQDKEAGISGMNHFLLANQRYARNMPASVTEAGRYGIHAMEVLINSMIQKGAKRSRLRAKAFGGGNVIKAFANDNFNCVGEVNSRFVKEFLETEKIPIDAEDLGGTDGRVIAFRTDTFKVYRRFIQKSASIEIEKDEHSLWEKEIKHRDAEKDDSSVILFN from the coding sequence ATGACCCGCCCCAAACTCGAATTTACCGATGCTCCCGACATTCCCCGAGTCACGCTGAACCCCGGAATGTTCTACGTCACAGCGAAGACTGAGCTCATCACCACCCTGCTGGGCTCCTGCGTATCCGTATGCCTCCAGGACAAGGAAGCGGGAATTTCCGGCATGAACCACTTTCTTCTCGCGAACCAGCGGTATGCCCGCAACATGCCCGCCAGCGTAACGGAAGCAGGCCGGTACGGAATTCACGCGATGGAAGTGCTCATCAACAGCATGATTCAAAAGGGCGCGAAGCGAAGCAGGCTCAGGGCGAAGGCATTCGGAGGCGGCAACGTCATCAAGGCGTTCGCGAACGACAACTTCAACTGCGTTGGAGAGGTTAACAGCCGTTTTGTGAAAGAATTCCTGGAAACGGAAAAGATTCCGATAGACGCGGAAGATCTGGGAGGGACTGACGGCAGGGTTATCGCGTTCAGAACTGACACCTTCAAGGTGTACCGAAGGTTCATCCAGAAAAGCGCTTCCATCGAGATCGAAAAAGACGAACACAGCCTGTGGGAAAAAGAAATCAAACACCGGGACGCGGAAAAGGACGACAGCTCGGTCATCCTCTTCAACTGA